A single genomic interval of Brachyhypopomus gauderio isolate BG-103 unplaced genomic scaffold, BGAUD_0.2 sc505, whole genome shotgun sequence harbors:
- the LOC143506795 gene encoding LOW QUALITY PROTEIN: misshapen-like kinase 1 (The sequence of the model RefSeq protein was modified relative to this genomic sequence to represent the inferred CDS: deleted 2 bases in 2 codons) encodes MDVTEEEEEEIKAEINMLKKYSHHRNIATYYGAFVKKSPPGHDDQLWLVMEFCGAGSVTDLVKNTKGNSLKEDWIAYICREILRGLSHLHAHKVIHRDIKGQNVLLTENAEVKLGKGCVLLSWDRTVGRRNTFIGTPYWMAPEVIACDENPDSTYDYRSDIWSLGITAIEMAEGAPPLCDMHPMRALFLIPRNPPPKLKSKKWSKKFIDFIEGCLVKTYQSRPSTEQLLKHSFIRDQPTERQVRIQLKDHIDRTRKKRGEKEETEYEYSGSDEEDENRGDERESSSILNVPGESTLRRDFLRLQQENKERSEALKRQQAQLAAQRRDPEEHKRQLLHDRQKRIEEQKEQRRRLEEQQRKEREMVRQQEKAPHRRLDDMRREEDRRMAEREQEYKRKQLEEQRQSERLQRQLQQEHAYLVSLQQQQQQQQQQQDKKPLYHYSKNLDNNKPAWAREVEERSKLNRQGSPKICTTVSDTNIQSRSDSISQSGAVQAAQTPPMQRPVEPQGGQGKFQMAHLVPLKPYAAPVPRSQSLCDQPTKTMSAFPTQDPSPTPTPRPLHSRELVRQNSDPTSESPAPQQRPMRDDHGPWIRLPEIEQPPKIPQRTASIATALNTNLSSGIRHPVRASNPDLSRNDRWERGESINLSNLPQTGSLERHRILSSSKMDSSPILSHDGRHKPGESRTSSRPSRPASYKRAIGEDHGLYSKERAEEQPRPPVKANDYSSSSESSESSEESESGEGAEEESPSDRPRDADSDSINTMVVHEEEEGEGGEEERAGGYGDQTMLVQRTPEKRSHNGYTNLPDVVQPSHSPTDSASHSSPGKDSTYDYQSRGMVKASGKTSFTTFVDLGMYQPSGGTGDNMSVGGLGSRFDQLKLEVRKGSMVNVNPTNTRPVSDTPEIRKYKKRFNSEILCAALWGVNLLVGTENGLKLLDRSGQGKVYPLINSRRFQQMDVLEGLNLLITISGKKNKVRVYYLAWLRNKILHNDPEVEKKQGWTTVGEMEGCVHYKVVKYERIKFLVIALKNAVEVYAWAPKPYHKFMAFKSFTDLPHKPQLVDLTVEEGQRLKVIYGSSAGFHAIDVDSGNNYDIYIPVHIQSQVFPHAIVFLPSSDGMEMLLCYEDEGVYVNTYGRIIKDVVLQWGEMPTSVAHICSNQIMGWGEKAIEIRSVETGHLDGVFMHKRAQRLKFLCERNDKVFFASVRSGGSSQVYFMTLNRNCIMNW; translated from the exons ATGGATGtcactgaggaagaggaggaggagatcaaAGCTGAGATCAACATGCTGAAGAAGTACAGTCATCACCGCAACATCGCCACGTACTACGGCGCC TTCGTCAAGAAGAGCCCCCCCGGCCACGACGACCAGCTCTGG ctGGTGATGGAGTTCTGTGGTGCTGGCTCAGTGACAGACCTGGTGAAGAACACCAAAGGAAACTCACTTAAGGAGGACTGGATCGCTTATATCTGCAGAGAAATCCTAcga GGCCTGTCTCATCTCCATGCACATAAGGTCATCCACAGAGACATCAAAGGCCAAAATGTTCTGCTTACTGAGAATGCGGAGGTCAAACTTggtaaggggtgtgtgt TGCTCAGCTGGGACCGCACTGTGGGGAGGAGGAACACCTTCATTGGTACACCTTACTGGATGGCACCTGAAGTCATTGCTTGTGATGAAAACCCAGACTCCACCTATGACTACAGG AGTGACATCTGGTCTCTGGGAATCACAGCTATAGAG ATGGCAGAGGGGGCACCCC cactGTGTGACATGCACCCAATGAGAGCCCTATTCCTGATCCCACGGAACCCTCCTCCCAAACTCAAGTCCAAGAAATG GTCGAAGAAGTTCATCGACTTCATCGAGGGCTGCCTGGTGAAGACGTACCAGAGCCGGCCGTCGACGGAGCAGCTGCTGAAACACTCCTTCATCCGGGACCAGCCCACCGAGCGCCAGGTGCGCATACAGCTGAAGGACCACATCGACCGCACGCGCAAGAAACGGGGAGAGAAGG aGGAGACAGAGTACGAATACAGCGGCAGTGACGAGGAAGACGAGAACCGCGGGGACGAGAGGGAGTCCAG CTCCATCCTGAACGTCCCGGGGGAGTCCACGCTGCGTCGGGACTTCCTGCGTCTGCAGCAGGAGAACAAGGAGCGCTCGGAGGCCCTGAAGCGCCAGCAGGCCCAGCTAGCAGCTCAGCGCCGCGACCCGGAGGAACACAAACGCCAGCTGCTCCACGACCGGCAGAAACGCATCGAGGAGCAGAAGGAGCAGCGCCGACGCCTGGAGGAG cAACAGAGGAAGGAGCGTGAGATGGTCAGGCAGCAGGAGAAGGCCCCGCACCGCCGTCTCGACGATATGAGGCGAGAGGAGGACCGCAGGATGGCCGAGAGAGAGCAG gaGTACAAGCGGAAGCAGCTGGAGGAGCAGAGACAGTCTGAGCGTCTGCAGCGTCAGCTCCAGCAGGAACACGCCTACCTCGTCTccctacaacaacaacaacaacaacaacaacaacaacaggacaagaAACCCCTCTACCACTACAGCAAGAACCTGGACAACAACAAACCAGCCTGGGCCAGAGAg GTAGAGGAGAGGAGTAAACTGAACAGGCAGGGCTCTCCCAAGATCTGTACCACCGTCTCTGACACAAACATCCAATCACGCTCTGACTCCATCAGCCAATCAGGAGCTGTGCAGGCTGCACAGACTCCGCCCATGCAGAGACCTGTTGAACCCCAGGGTGGCCagggcaag TTCCAGATGGCGCACCTGGTGCCCCTGAAGCCGTACGCTGCGCCCGTGCCCCGCTCCCAGTCCCTGTGTGACCAGCCCACTAAGACCATGTCTGCCTTCCCAACCCaggacccctcccccacccccacgccCCGCCCATTACACTCCCGCGAGCTCGTCCGCCAGAACTCCGACCCCACCTCCGAGAGCCCCGCCCCTCAACAGCGCCCAATGAGGGACGACCACGGCCCCTGGATCCGCCTTCCTGAAATTGAGCAGCCTCCAAAA ATTCCTCAGAGAACAGCGTCTATAGCTACGGCTCTCAACACTAACCTGTCGTCTGGCATCAGACATCCAGTGCGAGCCAG TAATCCCGATCTGAGCCGCAATGACCGCTGGGAAAGAGGAGAGAGCATAAACCTGTCCAACCTGCCTCAGACCGGATCACTAGAGAGACATCGCATcctca GCTCGTCCAAAATGGACTCTTCTCCAATTCTCTCTCACGATGGACGTCACAAACCTGGAGAGTCCCGCACCTCCTCCAGACCAAGCAGACCAGCG AGCTATAAGAGAGCAATAGGAGAG gACCACGGGCTGTACTCTAAGGAGCGGGCGGAGGAGCAGCCCCGCCCACCGGTGAAGGCCAACGactactcctcttcctcagagaGCAGTGAGAGcagtgaagagagtgagagtggtgagggagcagaggaggagagtcccagtgaccg ACCTCGAGACGCAGACTCTGACTCCATCAACACCATGGTGGTccacgaggaagaggagggtgaagggggagaggaagagcggGCCGGAGGATACGGTGACCAGACCATGCTGGTCCAGAGG actcCAGAGAAGCGCAGTCATAACGGCTACACTAACCTACCTGACGTGGTGCAGCCCTCCCACTCCCCCACTGACTCCGCCTCCCACTCCTCCCCCGGGAAAGACTCCACCTATGAC TACCAGTCCAGGGGGATGGTGAAGGCATCTGGGAAAACCTCCTTCACCACATTTGTGGATCTCGGAATGTACCAACCGTCCGGGGGGACGGGGGACAACATGTCTGTGGGAG gtctgggCTCGCGGTTTGATCAGCTCAAGCTGGAGGTGAGGAAGGGGTCCATGGTTAACGTGAACCCCACTAACACACGACCCGTCAGCGACACCCCCGAGATCCGCAAATACAAGAAGAGGTTCAACTCCGAGATTCTCTGCGCTGCACTGTGGg gtgtgaACCTCCTGGTAGGAACAGAGAATGGCCTGAAGCTTCTGGATCGCAGTGGTCAGGGGAAGGTCTACCCACTCATCAACTCACGCAGGTTCCAGCAGATGGACGTGCTCGAAGGTCTTAACCTGCTCATCACTATATcag ggaagaaGAATAAGGTGAGAGTGTATTACCTGGCCTGGCTGAGGAACAAGATCCTCCATAATGACCCGGAGGTGGAGAAGAAGCAGGGCTGGACCACCGTAGGGGAGATGGAGGGCTGTGTGCACTACAAAGTGG TGAAGTACGAGCGTATTAAGTTTCTGGTGATCGCTCTGAAGAACGCAGTAGAGGTTTACGCCTGGGCTCCAAAACCCTACCACAAGTTCATGGCCTTCAAG TCATTCACTGATCTGCCTCATAAACCTCAGCTGGTTGATCTGACGGTGGAGGAAGGTCAAAGGTTAAAGGTCATCTATGGGTCGAGCGCTGGTTTCCATGCCATCGACGTTGATTCTGGAAACAATTATGACATCTACATTCCGGTTCAT ATCCAGTCTCAGGTGTTTCCGCACGCGATCGTTTTCCTGCCCAGTTCTGACGGTATGGAGATGTTGCTGTGTTACGAGGACGAGGGCGTCTACGTCAACACGTATGGACGCATCATCAAAGACGTGGTCCTGCAGTGGGGAGAGATGCCCACCTCCGTGG cccacATCTGTTCTAACCAGATCATGGGCTGGGGAGAGAAGGCTATTGAGATCCGCTCAGTGGAGACGGGACACCTGGACGGGGTCTTCATGCACAAGAGAGCACAGAGACTCAAGTTCCTCTGTGAGAGGAATGACAAG GTGTTCTTTGCGTCTGTGCGCTCTGGAGGGAGCAGTCAGGTGTACTTCATGACCCTGAACAGAAACTGCATCATGAACTGGTGA
- the LOC143506794 gene encoding guanine nucleotide-binding protein G(I)/G(S)/G(T) subunit beta-2: MSELEQLRQEAEQLKNQIRDARKACGDSTLTQITAGLDPVGRIQMRTRRTLRGHLAKIYAMHWGSDSRLLVSASQDGKLIIWDSYTMNKIHAIPLRSSWVMTCAYAPSGNFVACGGLDNICSIYSLKTREGNVRVSRELPGHTGYLSCCRFIDDNQIITSSGDTACALWDIETGQQTTLFSGHSGDVMSLSLSPDSRTFVSGACDASIKLWDTRDSMCRQTFTGHESDINAVCFFPSGSAFATGSDDATCRLFDLRADQELGLYSHDNIICGITSVAFSRSGRLLLAGYDDFNCNIWDAMKGDRAGVLAGHDNRVSCLGVTDDGMAVCTGSWDSFLKIWN, from the exons ATGAGTGAGCTGGAGCAGCTTCGGCAGGAGGCTGAGCAGCTGAAGAACCAGATAAGA GATGCAAGGAAGGCATGCGGGGACTCCACCCTTACTCAG ataACGGCAGGGTTGGACCCGGTGGGCAGGATTCAGATGCGGACGAGGCGTACTCTACGAGGCCACTTGGCTAAAATCTACGCCATGCACTGGGGCTCCGACTCTAG GCTCCTGGTCAGCGCTTCACAAGATGGCAAACTCATCATTTGGGACAGCTACACCATGAACAAG ATCCATGCCATCCCGCTGCGGTCGTCGTGGGTGATGACGTGTGCGTACGCCCCGTCGGGCAACTTTGTGGCCTGCGGCGGCCTGGACaacatctgctccatctacagCCTGAAGACCCGCGAGGGCAACGTGCGCGTGAGCCGTGAACTCCCTGGACACACAg gttacCTCTCCTGCTGTCGCTTCATAGATGACAATCAGATCATCACGAGTTCAGGAGACACGGCCTG tgcccTGTGGGACATCGAAACAGGCCAGCAGACCACACTGTTCTCGGGCCACTCGGGTGACGTCATGAGCTTGTCTCTGAGCCCTGACTCCAGGACGTTCGTCTCGGGCGCCTGTGACGCCTCCATCAAGCTGTGGGACACGCGGGACAGCATGTGCAGACAGACGTTTACAGGACACGAGTCCGACATCAACGCCGTCTGT TTCTTCCCCAGCGGCAGTGCTTTCGCGACAGGCTCCGACGACGCCACGTGCCGGCTGTTTGACCTTCGGGCCGACCAGGAGCTGGGCCTCTACTCGCACGACAACATCATCTGCGGCATCACCTCCGTGGCCTTCTCACGCTCGGGCCGCCTGCTGCTCGCCGGCTACGACGACTTCAACTGCAACATCTGGGACGCCATGAAGGGGGACCGTGCAG gaGTGTTAGCGGGTCACGACAACCGCGTCAGCTGTCTGGGCGTGACCGATGACGGCATGGCGGTGTGCACGGGCTCCTGGGACAGCTTCCTCAAGATCTGGAActga